The Candidatus Rokuibacteriota bacterium genome has a window encoding:
- a CDS encoding FAD-dependent oxidoreductase, whose amino-acid sequence MDTERPRALVLGGGLAGLSAAWALTRAGRSAWVLERNAAIGGLARTAARGAFRFDLGGHRFHTPDGGIEALVRRLLGAELLTVPRRSQILLGARYVDYPLRPLNALAGVGARATCAMLADYALQRLGARLSAPRMVSLEDWVVRGFGRAAFDLYFKGYTEKIWGLGADRISMEWVAQRIQGLSLGVALRTALLGSRGPQVATLAEEFLYPPAGIGRIAERLGEEIEPVGRLLTATAVEEVEHDGSRVRGVTARASGRSQAFEVEELVSTIPLTSLVGRLRPRAPAEVLEAAARLRYRDLVIVAVMVDRRRVTDQTWIYVPDRRVPFSRIHEPTNWSAQMAPPGQTLLVTEHFCFRGDDTWRTPDERLSEVTIAHLARLGFLGRREVLDSAVVRVPRAYPLFEVGYEAPRRLIRAYLGRLRNLHLAGRAGAFAYMNMDQAMASGLGAAAAILSRGARGNGAAGAVPALASLTPSGASA is encoded by the coding sequence ATGGACACCGAGCGGCCCCGTGCCCTCGTCCTGGGCGGCGGCCTGGCGGGCCTGTCGGCGGCCTGGGCCCTGACCCGCGCCGGCCGGAGCGCCTGGGTGCTGGAGCGCAACGCCGCCATCGGGGGGCTGGCGAGGACGGCGGCGCGCGGCGCGTTCCGCTTCGACCTGGGCGGCCACCGCTTCCACACCCCCGACGGCGGCATCGAGGCGCTGGTGCGCCGCCTGCTGGGCGCCGAGCTACTCACCGTGCCCCGGCGCAGCCAGATCCTGCTGGGCGCCCGCTACGTCGACTACCCCCTCCGGCCCCTCAACGCTCTCGCGGGGGTGGGCGCGCGGGCCACCTGCGCGATGCTGGCCGACTACGCGCTGCAGCGCCTGGGGGCGCGGCTCTCCGCGCCGCGCATGGTCTCCCTCGAGGACTGGGTGGTGAGAGGCTTCGGGCGGGCTGCGTTCGACCTCTACTTCAAGGGGTACACGGAGAAGATCTGGGGCCTCGGCGCCGACCGCATCTCGATGGAGTGGGTGGCCCAGCGGATCCAGGGGCTGTCCCTCGGGGTGGCCCTCAGGACGGCGCTCCTCGGCTCCCGCGGCCCGCAGGTAGCGACCCTCGCTGAGGAGTTCCTCTACCCGCCGGCGGGCATCGGGCGCATCGCGGAGCGCCTCGGTGAGGAGATCGAGCCCGTCGGGCGGCTACTCACGGCCACCGCGGTCGAGGAGGTGGAGCATGACGGCAGCCGCGTGAGGGGCGTGACGGCGCGGGCGTCCGGCCGGAGCCAGGCCTTCGAGGTCGAGGAGCTCGTGTCCACCATCCCGCTCACCTCCCTGGTCGGGAGGCTGCGCCCGCGGGCGCCGGCCGAGGTGCTCGAGGCAGCGGCGCGGCTCCGGTACCGCGATCTCGTCATCGTGGCCGTCATGGTGGATCGGCGGCGGGTCACGGACCAGACGTGGATCTATGTCCCCGACCGGCGCGTCCCCTTCAGCCGCATCCACGAGCCCACCAACTGGAGCGCGCAGATGGCCCCGCCGGGGCAGACTCTCCTCGTCACCGAGCACTTCTGCTTCCGCGGAGACGACACCTGGCGGACGCCCGACGAGCGCCTCAGCGAGGTCACCATCGCCCACCTGGCGCGCCTGGGCTTCCTCGGGCGCCGCGAGGTGCTGGACAGCGCGGTGGTGCGGGTGCCGCGGGCCTACCCGCTCTTCGAGGTGGGCTACGAGGCGCCGCGGCGCCTCATCCGCGCGTATCTGGGCCGGCTGAGGAACCTGCACCTCGCGGGCCGGGCCGGAGCCTTCGCCTACATGAACATGGACCAGGCCATGGCCTCGGGCCTCGGCGCGGCCGCGGCCATCCTCTCGCGGGGCGCGCGGGGAAACGGCGCGGCGGGCGCGGTGCCGGCCCTGGCCAGTCTGACGCCGTCCGGGGCGAGCGCATGA
- a CDS encoding radical SAM protein has translation MKCVLIIPAWSPEEIFPSKTVGSQLNYWQPLGTLYVAACLREAGHEVRFLDGAFLTHEEILARVARWRPGLAGIYATTFGWRRAGRTAADIKRLDRSIFTCAGGPYPMAARADCLRLDGAHWDAVVTGEGELSLVEAAERLERGQSLKGVAGVIAREGGRLVENPPRPLIADLDALPFPARDLLGDAHRYVPPPGTYRRRPVAVMISARGCDRRCLFCFQLDRERKAGVRGIRYRSVASVLTEIERCRQQGYREIKFIDDTLAADYGRALELAQEIRARRLDIAWFASACVNQVDARLLRAFKDAGCWAILFGAESGVQKNLNAVRKGITLEQTRRAVRAAKDAGLTVSTPFIFGLPGETFAEGLRTIEFAIELDPDIANFHALTPFPGTDLFDQRERLGTVSDELSDYTYQGAAFTPHTMAPGDIAALRRLAFRRFYSRPSFLLRRLLAVRTSHDLAAAARGARSLFWLWARRDMFDRPPPDRRARDGQREPGAAGTPAPARDTTAG, from the coding sequence ATGAAGTGCGTGCTGATCATCCCCGCGTGGTCGCCGGAGGAGATCTTCCCCTCGAAGACGGTGGGCTCGCAGCTCAACTACTGGCAGCCGCTGGGCACGCTCTATGTCGCCGCCTGCCTGCGCGAGGCCGGCCACGAGGTGCGGTTCCTGGATGGCGCCTTCCTCACCCACGAGGAGATCCTGGCCCGGGTGGCCCGGTGGCGCCCCGGGCTGGCCGGCATCTACGCCACGACCTTCGGGTGGCGGCGCGCCGGACGGACGGCGGCGGACATCAAGCGCCTGGACCGCTCCATCTTCACCTGCGCCGGCGGGCCCTACCCGATGGCGGCGCGGGCCGACTGCCTCCGCCTGGACGGCGCCCACTGGGACGCGGTGGTCACCGGCGAGGGAGAGCTGTCGCTGGTCGAAGCCGCGGAGCGGCTGGAGCGCGGCCAGTCCCTCAAGGGCGTGGCGGGCGTGATCGCCCGGGAGGGCGGGCGCCTCGTCGAGAACCCGCCGCGCCCACTCATCGCGGACCTCGACGCCCTCCCCTTCCCGGCCCGCGACCTGCTCGGCGACGCGCACCGCTACGTTCCCCCGCCGGGAACGTACCGGCGCCGCCCGGTGGCCGTCATGATCAGCGCCCGCGGCTGCGACCGGCGCTGTCTCTTCTGCTTCCAGCTGGACCGCGAGCGGAAGGCCGGGGTGCGGGGCATCCGCTACCGCAGCGTGGCGAGCGTCCTCACGGAGATCGAGCGCTGCCGCCAGCAGGGCTACCGCGAGATCAAGTTCATCGACGACACCCTCGCCGCGGACTACGGGCGCGCACTGGAGCTGGCCCAGGAGATCAGGGCGCGACGCCTCGACATCGCCTGGTTCGCCTCGGCCTGCGTCAACCAGGTCGACGCCCGACTGCTCAGGGCCTTCAAGGACGCGGGCTGCTGGGCGATCCTCTTCGGCGCCGAGAGCGGCGTCCAGAAGAACCTCAACGCGGTGAGGAAGGGCATCACGCTCGAGCAGACGCGCCGCGCCGTGCGCGCGGCGAAGGATGCGGGCCTGACCGTCAGCACGCCCTTCATCTTCGGCCTGCCCGGCGAGACCTTCGCGGAGGGGCTCAGGACCATCGAGTTCGCCATCGAGCTCGATCCCGACATCGCCAACTTCCACGCCCTCACGCCCTTCCCGGGCACCGATCTCTTCGACCAGCGCGAGCGGCTCGGGACGGTCTCCGACGAGCTCTCCGACTACACCTACCAGGGCGCGGCCTTCACCCCTCACACGATGGCGCCAGGGGACATCGCCGCGCTCCGCCGTCTCGCCTTCAGGCGCTTCTATTCCCGGCCCTCGTTCCTCCTCCGCCGGCTCCTGGCCGTCAGGACGAGCCACGACCTGGCGGCCGCCGCCAGGGGGGCCCGAAGTCTCTTCTGGCTGTGGGCCCGGCGGGACATGTTCGATCGGCCGCCGCCGGACCGGCGCGCCCGGGACGGGCAGCGGGAGCCAGGAGCCGCAGGTACTCCCGCGCCAGCGCGGGATACCACCGCGGGTTGA
- a CDS encoding glycosyltransferase family 2 protein, with protein sequence MANFISVIIPNCNGEATLEACLAAAVASRYERFEVIVVDDGSEDRSVEIIERFPCRLLRLEAQAGASRARNLGAAASRGDMLFFTDADCLLQENTLAMASAALASAGRDVVVGGTYTCLPPERSFFSRFQSVFINYCESKRPERPDYVATHALAVDAEAFRRSGGFAEDFLPILEDVEFSHRLRRAGVRLVMEPALQVRHLFNFSLRKSLRNALRKSFYWTVYSLGRGDLLADSGTASAELKLNVAAHALAVLLLALAALSGEIALLASVPVLVAANLVASRGLLRALRRAGGPGFVAAAALYYVALYPVAVGAGALAGALSYLARPPRARAA encoded by the coding sequence ATGGCGAACTTCATCTCCGTCATCATCCCGAACTGCAACGGCGAGGCCACTCTCGAGGCCTGCCTGGCCGCCGCTGTCGCCTCGCGCTACGAGCGCTTCGAGGTGATCGTGGTGGACGACGGCTCCGAGGATCGGTCGGTGGAGATCATCGAGCGCTTTCCCTGCCGGCTGCTGCGCCTCGAGGCGCAGGCGGGCGCTTCCCGGGCGCGGAACCTCGGCGCCGCGGCGAGCCGGGGCGACATGCTCTTCTTCACCGATGCCGACTGCCTCCTGCAGGAGAACACCCTGGCCATGGCCAGCGCGGCTCTCGCCTCGGCCGGCCGCGACGTCGTCGTGGGCGGGACCTACACGTGCCTGCCGCCCGAGCGGAGCTTCTTCAGCCGCTTCCAGTCGGTCTTCATCAACTACTGCGAGAGCAAGCGCCCGGAGCGCCCCGACTACGTCGCCACCCACGCCCTGGCTGTGGACGCCGAGGCCTTTCGCCGCAGCGGCGGCTTCGCCGAGGACTTCCTGCCGATCCTGGAGGACGTGGAGTTCAGCCACCGGCTGCGACGGGCCGGCGTGCGGCTCGTCATGGAGCCTGCGCTCCAGGTCCGGCACCTCTTCAACTTCTCGCTCCGGAAATCCCTCCGGAACGCGCTCAGGAAATCCTTCTACTGGACCGTCTACTCCCTCGGGCGGGGAGACCTGCTGGCCGACTCCGGCACGGCCTCCGCCGAGCTGAAGCTGAACGTGGCGGCGCACGCGCTCGCCGTCCTGCTCCTCGCCCTGGCCGCCCTCAGCGGGGAGATCGCGCTCCTCGCCTCGGTGCCGGTGCTGGTGGCCGCCAACCTCGTGGCGAGCCGCGGGCTCCTCCGGGCCCTGCGGCGCGCCGGCGGGCCCGGCTTCGTCGCCGCGGCGGCGCTCTACTACGTGGCACTGTACCCGGTGGCGGTGGGCGCGGGCGCGCTGGCCGGCGCCCTCAGCTACCTCGCGCGCCCTCCCCGGGCTCGGGCGGCCTGA
- a CDS encoding sulfurtransferase TusA family protein gives MAQLSADLALDCRGLACPVPILKLSKAITQIQAGQIIELTATDSGSRDDVPAFCQRTGNALVSTREEGGAFVFYVRKGP, from the coding sequence ATGGCGCAGCTGAGCGCTGACCTCGCGCTGGACTGCCGGGGGCTGGCCTGCCCGGTGCCGATCCTGAAGCTGTCCAAGGCGATCACGCAGATCCAGGCCGGGCAGATCATCGAGCTGACCGCCACCGACAGCGGCTCCAGGGACGACGTCCCCGCCTTTTGCCAGCGCACCGGCAACGCGCTCGTCTCCACGCGGGAGGAGGGCGGCGCCTTCGTCTTCTACGTCAGAAAGGGACCCTGA
- a CDS encoding 4Fe-4S binding protein translates to MYIVAIDPEVCNGNGECVQGCPVAILSEEGEGDDKKCVVSGATADCLGCMVCVEVCPTGAIKVDEV, encoded by the coding sequence GTGTACATCGTCGCCATCGACCCGGAAGTCTGTAACGGCAATGGGGAGTGCGTCCAGGGATGCCCCGTGGCCATCCTGTCCGAGGAGGGCGAGGGCGACGACAAGAAATGCGTCGTGAGCGGGGCCACGGCGGACTGCCTCGGCTGCATGGTCTGCGTCGAGGTGTGCCCCACCGGCGCCATCAAGGTCGACGAGGTATAG
- a CDS encoding cobyrinate a,c-diamide synthase — MRRERGHGGLPRLHGLRRGVPHRRHQGRRGIAAVQIPRLVISAPHGRSGKTTVAIGLASAFARRGLRVQPFKKGPDYIDPSWLGEAAGRPCRNLDLFLMDADSVLERVACACQSADLALIEGAHGLYDGLDGEGANSTARLAVTLQTPVVLIVDATRMTQSVAALVQGFRDFDPRVRLAGVIANQVSSPRHRAKLADALARHTGIPLLGALPRDPSLSIPDRHLGLVPRDENEQLLPVVERVRAAVEASVDLDALLGLARSAPALPVGPHCPSPMPRAHVRLGIARDRAFTFYYMENLEALRAAGAELVCLDTLKDRALPDVDGLYLGGGFPEMFLEELEVNEALRADIRAAIGEGLPVYAECAGLMYLARRIAWRGRSAAMVGALPCDVEVTERPQGHGYVRARVTGANPCFPVGTELRGHEFHYSRVVNLGPARFAYRLERGRGVADGRDGLVVGNVLAAYTHLHAAGTAGWAESLVAQARAHQAARPAREAR; from the coding sequence ATGCGTCGTGAGCGGGGCCACGGCGGACTGCCTCGGCTGCATGGTCTGCGTCGAGGTGTGCCCCACCGGCGCCATCAAGGTCGACGAGGTATAGCTGCAGTGCAGATCCCCCGCCTGGTCATCTCGGCCCCTCATGGCCGGTCGGGCAAGACCACCGTGGCGATTGGGCTGGCCTCCGCCTTCGCCCGGCGGGGGCTGAGGGTCCAGCCCTTCAAGAAAGGGCCAGACTACATCGACCCGAGCTGGCTCGGCGAGGCCGCCGGCCGACCCTGCCGGAACCTGGATCTCTTCCTGATGGACGCCGACAGCGTTCTCGAGCGAGTGGCCTGCGCCTGCCAGTCGGCGGACCTGGCCCTCATCGAGGGCGCTCACGGCCTCTACGATGGGCTCGACGGAGAGGGAGCCAACAGCACGGCCCGGCTGGCCGTGACGCTCCAGACGCCGGTGGTGCTGATCGTGGATGCGACTCGCATGACCCAGAGCGTGGCCGCCCTGGTCCAGGGGTTCCGGGACTTCGACCCGCGCGTCCGGCTCGCGGGCGTCATCGCCAACCAGGTGAGCAGCCCCCGCCACCGCGCCAAGCTGGCTGATGCTCTCGCGCGCCACACGGGCATCCCGCTCCTGGGCGCCCTGCCCCGGGACCCCTCGCTGTCGATCCCCGACCGCCACCTGGGGCTGGTGCCGAGGGACGAGAACGAGCAACTGCTCCCCGTCGTGGAACGGGTGCGCGCCGCGGTGGAGGCCTCCGTGGACCTGGACGCGCTGCTCGGCCTGGCCCGCAGCGCGCCGGCCCTGCCTGTCGGTCCGCATTGCCCTTCGCCGATGCCGCGCGCCCATGTGAGGCTCGGCATCGCCCGCGACCGGGCCTTCACCTTCTACTACATGGAGAACCTCGAGGCCCTGAGGGCGGCCGGGGCTGAGCTGGTCTGCCTGGACACGCTCAAGGACAGGGCGCTCCCCGACGTCGACGGCCTCTACCTGGGCGGGGGCTTCCCGGAGATGTTCCTCGAGGAGCTCGAGGTCAACGAGGCGCTCCGCGCCGACATCCGCGCGGCCATTGGCGAGGGTTTGCCGGTCTATGCCGAGTGCGCGGGGCTCATGTACCTGGCTCGGCGCATCGCGTGGCGCGGCCGCTCGGCGGCCATGGTGGGGGCGCTTCCCTGCGACGTGGAGGTCACGGAAAGGCCCCAGGGGCATGGCTACGTGCGCGCGCGCGTCACGGGCGCGAACCCCTGCTTCCCCGTCGGGACGGAGCTCCGCGGCCACGAGTTCCACTACTCGCGGGTGGTGAACCTCGGGCCGGCGCGCTTCGCCTACCGGCTGGAGCGCGGGCGGGGCGTGGCCGACGGGCGGGACGGCCTGGTGGTGGGCAATGTCCTGGCCGCCTACACCCACCTGCACGCCGCGGGCACTGCGGGGTGGGCCGAGAGCCTCGTGGCCCAGGCGCGCGCGCATCAGGCCGCCCGGCCGGCCAGGGAGGCCCGATGA
- the tusD gene encoding sulfurtransferase complex subunit TusD, translating to MKIGVMVQEGPYQHQASDSAWQFVQAALGRGHQIVGVFFYTDGVHNVNRFMNPPGERVIGKRWSELGAQGIPLVACVTDSTYRGVTQEIAVANVKISGLGNLAEFIQQADRFVTFGD from the coding sequence ATGAAGATCGGCGTGATGGTCCAGGAGGGCCCGTACCAGCACCAGGCCTCCGACAGCGCCTGGCAGTTCGTCCAGGCGGCGCTCGGCCGCGGTCATCAGATCGTCGGCGTCTTCTTCTACACGGACGGCGTGCACAACGTGAACCGGTTCATGAACCCGCCGGGCGAGCGGGTGATCGGCAAGCGGTGGTCCGAGCTGGGGGCCCAGGGGATTCCCCTGGTGGCCTGCGTCACCGACTCGACGTACCGGGGCGTCACCCAGGAGATCGCCGTCGCCAACGTGAAGATCTCCGGCCTGGGGAACCTGGCGGAGTTCATCCAGCAAGCCGACCGCTTCGTGACGTTCGGCGACTGA
- a CDS encoding cytochrome c oxidase assembly protein, translating to MTIEFRGEVQAQWEVVPLKRSMTVSRGEIFEAQVRVSNKSDRQVLAMVLTEVGPRGTAGALVHLGCGPTFTLILEPGEAVAVPASYFVAEGAPGEVGTFDMAYAVYSFEALRPDPLQVGRRIYAARCMSCHGTLGRGDGPIGRLLEGGVQDLAPALRDKGDTALLDVVSGGLGPMPAFAPALAASERQAVLLYLRHLGRGMP from the coding sequence TTGACCATCGAGTTCCGGGGAGAGGTCCAGGCCCAGTGGGAGGTCGTCCCCCTGAAGCGCTCCATGACGGTGTCCCGCGGGGAGATCTTCGAGGCCCAGGTCAGGGTCAGCAACAAGTCAGACCGGCAGGTCCTGGCCATGGTCCTGACGGAGGTCGGCCCGCGGGGCACCGCCGGCGCGCTCGTTCATCTTGGCTGCGGGCCGACCTTCACCCTGATCCTGGAGCCGGGTGAGGCGGTGGCGGTCCCCGCCTCGTACTTCGTCGCCGAAGGGGCGCCCGGAGAGGTCGGGACATTCGACATGGCCTATGCCGTCTATTCGTTCGAGGCCCTCAGGCCCGACCCGCTCCAGGTCGGCCGGCGGATCTACGCCGCGCGCTGCATGAGCTGCCACGGTACGCTGGGACGGGGCGACGGGCCCATCGGGCGGCTCCTGGAGGGCGGCGTGCAGGATCTCGCGCCCGCGCTCAGGGACAAGGGGGACACGGCGTTGCTCGACGTCGTCTCTGGCGGCCTGGGCCCCATGCCCGCCTTCGCCCCCGCGCTGGCGGCATCCGAGCGGCAGGCGGTGCTGCTGTATCTCCGACACCTCGGCCGGGGGATGCCTTGA
- a CDS encoding SCO family protein: MRRSVRLRVGLALSVLGGSVLGAGVQGSPAQPARMVRVPVGIEAPTCVLTGQDGRRLALRDLMGKAVLVAFVYTSCPDVCPLMFGAATAVQRRVQAEGRGDVVSVFVTTDPEVDTPEVLRAFATRRGADLPSTVLLTGSADELRAVWEAFGVKVRRLARGLVDHSPLTFLIDARGVIRYRYLGGILDTETIAADVRTVLANTTTKRGAHGAHGAR; this comes from the coding sequence TTGAGGCGATCGGTACGGCTCAGGGTCGGGCTGGCGCTGAGCGTCCTGGGCGGGTCGGTGCTCGGCGCCGGCGTCCAGGGATCGCCGGCGCAGCCGGCACGGATGGTCCGGGTGCCCGTCGGGATCGAGGCCCCGACTTGCGTCCTCACCGGCCAGGACGGGCGCCGCCTCGCCCTCCGGGATCTCATGGGCAAGGCCGTTCTGGTCGCCTTCGTCTACACCTCCTGCCCCGATGTCTGCCCGCTCATGTTCGGCGCGGCCACCGCAGTGCAGCGGCGCGTGCAGGCCGAGGGCCGCGGGGATGTCGTGTCCGTCTTCGTGACCACCGATCCGGAGGTGGACACGCCGGAGGTCCTGAGGGCCTTCGCCACCCGTCGGGGCGCCGATCTTCCCTCCACCGTGCTTCTCACTGGCAGCGCCGACGAGCTCAGGGCGGTGTGGGAGGCGTTCGGGGTGAAGGTCAGGCGCCTGGCCCGGGGGCTCGTGGACCACTCGCCGCTGACTTTCCTCATCGACGCCCGGGGGGTGATCCGCTACCGCTACCTGGGCGGCATCCTCGACACCGAGACCATCGCCGCGGATGTCCGGACCGTCCTGGCGAACACCACGACGAAGCGAGGCGCTCATGGAGCACATGGAGCACGGTGA
- a CDS encoding DsrE family protein → MEHMEHGEPRGEPGGAPPRKVLVLMRKAPYGTLYNWEGLQVLLIMGAYKMQGVVDVAVAFVEDGVFAITQGQDPTSQGMKAISKTYPALPDFEVDRFYVDEQSLADRNLTLDDLVIRPGILDAAGMARLLEEQDAVLPF, encoded by the coding sequence ATGGAGCACATGGAGCACGGTGAGCCGCGCGGGGAGCCAGGCGGCGCTCCGCCCAGGAAGGTGCTGGTTCTCATGCGCAAGGCCCCGTACGGAACCCTCTACAACTGGGAGGGTCTGCAGGTGCTCCTCATCATGGGGGCCTACAAGATGCAGGGCGTGGTGGACGTCGCCGTGGCCTTCGTGGAGGACGGGGTCTTCGCGATCACCCAGGGGCAGGACCCGACCAGCCAGGGGATGAAGGCGATCTCGAAGACCTACCCGGCGCTCCCGGACTTCGAGGTGGACCGCTTCTACGTGGACGAGCAGTCGCTGGCCGATCGAAACCTGACGCTGGATGACCTGGTGATCCGGCCCGGGATCCTCGACGCGGCGGGGATGGCCCGTCTCCTGGAGGAGCAGGACGCGGTCCTGCCGTTCTAG
- the dsrH gene encoding sulfurtransferase complex subunit TusB, producing the protein MVLFTVNKSPYLHGNLEGCLRLAPAGTPLVLYEDGVYAAVAGTRVEELMRQALARHPVYALEADLRARGLERLIEGVRVIDYAGFVELVEQHPVVPWL; encoded by the coding sequence GTGGTGCTCTTCACGGTGAACAAGTCGCCGTACCTGCACGGCAACCTGGAAGGCTGCCTGCGGCTGGCCCCGGCCGGGACGCCACTCGTGCTCTACGAGGACGGGGTGTACGCGGCGGTGGCGGGCACGCGCGTGGAAGAGCTGATGCGCCAGGCCCTGGCCCGGCACCCCGTCTACGCGCTCGAAGCCGACCTCAGGGCCCGCGGGCTCGAGCGCCTGATCGAGGGCGTGCGGGTGATCGACTACGCGGGCTTCGTGGAGCTGGTGGAGCAGCATCCCGTGGTGCCGTGGCTGTGA
- the dsrB gene encoding dissimilatory-type sulfite reductase subunit beta, producing MPGVGLPPLERNVPPIVLRNYGKWTDHEAVRPGVLKHVAESGEACYTVRAGMPTNARVSTTLARKIADLADEFAGGHLRLTRRHSLELVGVDPARIDALIERLRSLGLPVGGTGRTFRNTVSCTGWIHCQFAATDAPAVAKAISDELYEDFRAERYPAKLKISISGCVNQCGEGSTADIGIVGIHRALPRVIDEEVARCEIPLIVSVCPTGAIKPKPPKSVQVDPERCIHCVACAAPCQGMQIGDPDTDGVAVVVGGKAGNSGNGPAFAKFVIPYLPNTPPRWPEVTRAVRQIVEVWVKGARRDERIGDWIARIGWDKFFEKAGLPMSGKLLDGYVLWPMSARTGVRFHW from the coding sequence ATGCCTGGCGTCGGCCTCCCTCCTCTCGAACGGAACGTGCCGCCCATCGTCCTCCGCAACTACGGGAAGTGGACGGACCACGAAGCCGTGAGACCCGGCGTCCTCAAACATGTGGCCGAGAGCGGCGAGGCATGCTACACCGTGCGCGCCGGGATGCCGACGAACGCGCGGGTCTCCACCACGCTCGCCCGCAAGATCGCGGACCTCGCGGACGAGTTCGCCGGCGGGCACCTGCGCCTCACCCGGCGCCACAGCCTGGAGCTGGTCGGGGTGGACCCGGCCCGGATCGACGCGCTGATCGAGCGGCTCCGGAGTCTCGGGCTGCCCGTGGGCGGCACCGGCCGCACCTTCCGCAACACGGTGTCCTGCACGGGCTGGATCCATTGCCAGTTCGCTGCCACCGATGCCCCGGCCGTGGCCAAGGCCATCTCCGATGAGCTGTACGAGGACTTCCGCGCCGAGCGCTACCCGGCGAAGCTCAAGATCTCCATCTCCGGCTGCGTGAACCAGTGCGGCGAGGGATCCACCGCGGACATCGGGATCGTCGGCATCCACCGGGCTCTGCCCCGGGTCATCGACGAGGAAGTGGCCCGCTGCGAGATCCCGCTGATCGTCTCGGTCTGCCCCACCGGCGCCATCAAGCCCAAGCCGCCGAAGAGCGTCCAGGTGGATCCCGAGCGCTGCATCCACTGCGTGGCCTGCGCCGCCCCGTGCCAGGGAATGCAGATCGGCGACCCGGATACCGACGGCGTCGCGGTCGTGGTTGGCGGCAAGGCGGGAAACTCTGGGAACGGCCCGGCCTTCGCCAAGTTCGTGATCCCCTACCTCCCCAACACGCCGCCCCGCTGGCCCGAGGTCACCCGGGCGGTGAGGCAGATCGTGGAGGTGTGGGTGAAGGGAGCCCGGCGGGACGAGCGGATCGGCGACTGGATCGCCCGGATCGGCTGGGACAAGTTCTTCGAGAAGGCCGGGCTGCCGATGAGCGGCAAGCTCCTCGACGGCTACGTCCTCTGGCCCATGTCGGCCCGCACCGGGGTGCGGTTCCACTGGTAG
- a CDS encoding TusE/DsrC/DsvC family sulfur relay protein codes for MATVELEGKTMELDEDGFLQDPDLWSQTVAQYFADQEGLGRLTDEHWKVVNMIRGYYLQFGVAPMIRKVVKDTGFDLKHIYQLFPSGPAKGACKVAGLPKPTGCV; via the coding sequence ATGGCGACGGTAGAGCTCGAAGGCAAGACGATGGAGCTGGACGAGGACGGGTTCCTGCAGGATCCCGATCTCTGGTCCCAGACGGTGGCCCAGTACTTCGCCGACCAGGAGGGGCTGGGGCGGCTCACTGACGAGCACTGGAAGGTGGTCAACATGATCCGCGGCTACTACCTCCAGTTCGGCGTCGCCCCCATGATCCGCAAGGTCGTCAAGGACACCGGCTTCGACCTCAAGCACATCTACCAGCTCTTCCCCTCGGGGCCGGCCAAGGGGGCCTGCAAGGTGGCCGGCCTCCCCAAGCCCACGGGCTGCGTGTAG
- a CDS encoding RsbRD N-terminal domain-containing protein, whose amino-acid sequence MTLPAGARAAGGPGLGALAARRSAIAGRWLALTLESYPAPTARLLARESDPFRNPVGHTLRQALSGLAEELIGTMDPGRVTALLDSVVRVRAVQAMSAGEAVGFVFLARQALREELGSGGGLPAADGLGVLEARVDEMALSAFDLFMRCREQIHAIRAGEARGRTALLDRIREREGRSGGGPAGMDRGASP is encoded by the coding sequence GTGACGCTGCCCGCGGGCGCCCGCGCGGCGGGCGGGCCAGGTCTCGGGGCGCTGGCGGCACGGCGGAGCGCCATCGCCGGCCGCTGGCTGGCGCTGACGCTCGAGAGCTACCCGGCCCCCACCGCGCGCCTGCTGGCGCGCGAGAGCGACCCCTTCCGCAACCCCGTCGGGCACACCCTCAGGCAGGCGCTGTCGGGGCTCGCGGAGGAGCTTATCGGGACGATGGACCCAGGCAGGGTCACCGCCCTCCTGGACAGCGTCGTGAGGGTCCGCGCCGTCCAGGCCATGAGCGCCGGCGAGGCCGTAGGCTTCGTGTTCCTGGCCAGGCAGGCCCTGCGGGAAGAGTTGGGCAGCGGCGGGGGGCTGCCGGCCGCGGACGGGCTCGGGGTTCTGGAGGCGCGGGTCGACGAGATGGCGCTCTCGGCCTTCGACTTGTTCATGCGCTGCCGCGAGCAGATCCACGCGATCAGGGCCGGCGAGGCCCGAGGCCGGACGGCTCTCCTGGACCGCATCCGCGAGCGGGAGGGCCGGTCCGGGGGCGGGCCCGCCGGGATGGACCGGGGAGCTTCGCCGTGA